A stretch of DNA from Pasteurellaceae bacterium RH1A:
GATCTCAAACTGGTTCGCCGCCTGCTGCTTCAAGCTGCTGAGGAGGCCCCGAAGGTGATGCAGGATCAGAAGGACTTTGCACCAGATATTTACCTCAAGGGCTACCATGAAAACGCCTTAACCCACGAATTAGTGGTTCATGTGCCTGAAATTGGTGATCGCACCAGTACGGAAAACTTCCTCTATTACCGCATCACCGAACTCTTGACTCAGCACAAGATTAAGCTGGCCTTTAAGCAGTTGGATGTTAATATTCAGGAGAGTGAAAAGGCTCAGGCCTTGCCAAATCAAGCCATACAAGCGGGTTAAAAAAAGCAAAAACTTGCAAATATGTAGGGGCGATTTATCGCTTAAAAGATGGCGCCAGCCTCCAGGCTGGTGCCCAATCCTAAGCACCAGCCTGGAGGCTGGCGCTATCAATAATGAGATATAAATAACAAAAAGGAAAAACACAATGTCAGGAAATTCAATCGGACAAGTCTTCAAAGTCACCACCTTCGGGGAATCCCACGGGATTGCCCTGGGTTGTATCGTGGACGGCGTGCCGCCTAATATGGCCCTTTCCGAGGCCGATCTACAACCCGATCTAGACCGCCGCAAGCCCGGCACTTCCCGCTACACTACACCCCGCCGGGAAGATGATGAGGTGCAGATTTTATCAGGCGTCTTTGAGGGCAAGACCACCGGCACCAGCATTGGCCTTATCATCAAAAATGGTGACCAACGCTCCAAGGACTATGGCGACATCATGGACAAGTACCGCCCTGGCCATGCTGATTTTACCTACCAGCAAAAATATGGCATTCGGGACTACCGAGGCGGTGGTCGTTCTTCTGCCCGTGAAACCGCCATGCGGGTGGCCGCCGGCGCCATTGCCAAGAAATACCTGCGGGAGCAGTTCGGCATAGAGGTGCGGGGCTACCTGTCCCAAATCGGCTCGGTTAAGATTGATCCGCAAACTGTGGCCAAAATTGAAGCCATTGACTGGCAGGCGGTGAATTCTAATCCCTTTTTCTGCCCAGATCCGCAAGCGGTCGAGCAGTTTGATGAGCTGATTCGAGAGCTCAAAAAAGAGGGCAATTCCATCGGGGCCAAATTAACCGTAATTGCCGAGAATGTACCCGTTGGCCTGGGCGAGCCTGTTTTTGACCGCTTGGATGCGGATTTGGCCCACGCCCTAATGTCCATCAATGCGGTAAAAGGCGTGGAAATTGGCGATGGTTTTGCTGTGGTAGAGCAGAAGGGTTCTGAACATCGGGATGAAATGACCCCAGAGGGTTTTTGTTCCAACCACGCAGGTGGGATCTTGGGTGGCATTAGTTCAGGCCAGCCTATTATTGCCCATATTGTCCTGAAACCAACTTCCAGCATTACCGTGCCGGGCCGTAGTGTTAATATCCATAATGAGCCTGTGGAGCTTATCACAAAAGGCCGCCACGACCCTTGCGTAGGCATTCGAGCTGTACCCATTGCCGAGGCCATGATGGCCATTGTGCTTTTAGATCATTTGCTGCGCCATAAGGCACAATGTCGTTAAGATGAACTAAGATGGCGCCAGCCTCCAGGCTGGTGCCAAAATTATAAGCACCAGCCTGGAGGCTGGCGCTAGCATGTTTTAGATATAAACAAACAACAAAGGAGAAAAGCGCCGAATGAAGAAATTTTCTTTAATGACCTTTTTACTCTTGGGCTGGTGGAGCGTGAATCTGCACGCTCTGGAGGCCAATGCCTTACCCAGCCAAGAAAGCCTCAATGCCCAGTTGGCGGAGGCGGAAAAATTAAGCGATGAAAAGGCCAAGGCCAGCCAGGTGGAGGTGCTCACGGCCTCGCTAGACTGGCTCAAGCAAATTGAGGCGCAAGAAAAGGCCAACCAAGCCCTGCAAGAGAAACTGGCTGGTGCGGACAGTGAAATCCAACAAAATAGTGCAGAAATTGAAGCACTCAAGGCCCAATTAGACAAGCAAGAGGCCAGTGCCTATCAACACCTTTCCCTGGCCCAAGCCCAGGCCGAGTTGGCCAGTCTGCAAACTCAGCAGCAGGATATGCAGGAAAAGGTCACCCAGGCTAACAGCCAGCTGGCCAGCCAGGAAACCCTGTCTGAACGCTCCCAAGCGGCCCAAGCCCAAGGCGCCTTGCGGACACAGGAGCTCAATCGGCTTCTGGCAGACAGCAGTTTAAGTAGCCAAACCCAGCAGCAGTATCAGCTGGAACAGGCCTTTTTGTCGCTCAAAGCGGTCTATAACCAAGAGCTGCTCAAAAATAATGATCAGCTCATTATGCTTTATCAAAGCCGCTATAACTTGCTCAACCTGCAAAGCCAGCTGCTGCAAAATCAGATTCTGGCCCTGCAAGAGGTGATCAATCAAAAGAACCTGGCCGAGTCTCAAGAGCAGCTTGCCCAATCCCAGCAGCAACAGCAGGCGGCAGGGCAGAGCAGCTTTATTCAGCGCCAGTTGGACAGAAACACCCAACTCAGCCAATTTTTGCTGGAGCAAACCGAACTCAGCAACAAGCTGACCCAAGACGATTTGCGCATGCGTAATGTGCTGGAAAACCTCAAGCAGACCCAAAGCACCATTGACGAACAGATCAGTGCCCTGCAAGGCACCTTGGTGCTTTCTCGCATTATTCAACAGCAAAGACAGCGCCTGCCTGAAAACTTGGATATTAAGGGCCTATCTAAGCAAATTGCCGATTTGCGGGTACAGATTTTTGATTATACCCAGCGCCGTAATGAGCTTTACGATCTCAATAGCGTAATCGCCAGACTACAAGCGGATCAAAATCAGGCTTTTTCTGCAAATGAAAAGGCTCAACTGGAAAATCTGCTGACCGATCGCCGCCGTATTCAGTCGGATATTATTAAGTCTTTGAATAATCAGCTGAATTTAGCCATCAATCTGGAGCTAACCCAGCAGCAGATCAGCCAAATCAGCGATCAGCTCCAGGCCAAATTAGATCAGCAAAGTTTCTGGGTAAAAAGCAATAACCCGATTTACTTGGACTGGTTCAAGGCCCTGCCTGCGGCGCTCTTATCCCAAATTGAGGGCATCAGCAACAAGATCAGCCTGCAAACAGACCTGACTGATCTGCCTTATCTCCTGGCCTTTGCGGCCATTTTGGCCCTGATTGGCGGGGTAATTTATAAGTTTAGGCCTCGTATTCGCCAGCGTTTGGCCCTGATCAACGGCCAGCTCAACACACTCAGTGCCGACAGCCAATGGCATACCCCTTTTGCCCTGGCCTTTACCGCCATTCTAGCCCTGCCAAGTGTGCTTTGGTTCTTGGCTGTCAGCTTGTTGGTGGGCTTTTTCGTGATGCGTAACCCTGCCGAAATGTGGCAGTGGGCGCTGGAAATGGCCGGCTACTGGTGGTTTTTTGCCTTCTTGGTGGCCCTGCTTCGCCCTAACGGGATTGCCAAAAACCACTTCGGCTTTAGCGATGAAAATGTCGAAAAATCCCGCAATGTGGCCTACCGTATGTGGATTGCCGTTACCCTCCTGCTCAACACTTCCGTCTTCAGCAGCGTGGCTGACAGCGGCATTGCCAACGATGTGCTGGGTGAAATCAACACCATTGCGGCCTTAATTTTCACCCTCTTTATCATTGCCCCTCGCCTGCGTCGGGCGGTTAATTCTTTCACGGGGGAAAAAGAGGGCGGCCAAATCAGCAGCCTGATCCTGCGTACCATTGTGATTGTGGCCCCAATGGTCTTAATTGGCCTGATTGTGCTGGGCTACTACTATACGGCTCTTAATCTGATCGACCACCTGATCCTGACCTATATGGCCTGGTGCGTTTGGATGTGGATTCGCCAGACCATCTACCGTGGCATTACCGTTTCCTCCCGCCGCCTGGCTCACCAACGCTTGGTGGAAAAACGTGCCGAGCAGGCCTTGGCCACCAAGGATGATGGCGTGGACGATATTGTTAAAATCACCCCGCAAGATGAGGGCTTGGAGCTCAACAAGGTACGCAGCCAGGTCATTCGTGTAGCCGATATGCTCCTTTGGACGGCCTTGTTTGTGATTATGTATTACATTTGGGCCGACCTCATTACCGTGGTTAGCTACCTGCGAGGCGTAGAACTCTGGACCCAGATCACCACCACCGAGGCTGGCACCGTGACCGAAAGCATCACCCTCTTTAACGGCCTCATGGCGCTCCTTATTATTGGGGTCAGCTATGCCTTGATTAAGAACCTAAGCGGGATTTTAGAAGTTTCCCTCTTCTCCCGCTTCAAGTTCTCCCAAGGCACGCCTTACACCATCACCACCTTGCTGACCTACGGCCTGATTGCCTTGGGCGGGGCCTGGGCCTTCTCCACCTTGGGTATGTCCTGGTCTAAACTCCAATGGCTCTTTGCCGCCCTGTCGGTAGGTCTTGGTTTTGGTTTGCAAGAGATTTTCGCCAACTTCGTTTCAGGCATTATCCTGCTCTTTGAACGCCCAATTCGGGTGGGCGATACCGTGACCATCAACGGCGTAACCGGCACCGTGGCCAGAATCCGTATTCGGGCCATTACTATGATCGACCCAGATCGTAAAGAAGTGATTATGCCTAACAAGTCCTTTGTGACCGGCCAGGTAACCAACTGGGCGCTTTCTAACACCGTAACCCGTTTGGTTGTTAGTGTGGGCGTGGCCTATGGTTCAGATTTAGAGCTGGTTAAACGCCTGCTATTACAAGCTGCTCACGAGCATGAGTTGGTCTTAAAAGACCCTGCTCCAAGCGCGCTATTCCTGGGCTTCGGTGCCAGCACCCTTGACCACGAATTGCGAGTTTATGTGCAGAGCTTGTCGGATCGGATGGTCACAACAGACTCTCTTAACCGCCGTATTAACCAGCTCTTTGCTGAAAATGATATTGAAATCGCCTTCAACCAGCTTGATGTCTTTATCAAAAACCAAGATACCGGGGCGGAAATGCCGGTGGTTGAGGTGAAGAAGAACTAAAATCCACTGATGATGGCGCAAGCGTCCTCGCTTGTGCCTTATCTATCAAAGGTTTATCAGCACCAGCCTGGAGGCTGGCGCTATCTTTAACCCTATAGGAAAGCACCATGAAACTTAAACATTTACTTATCACAAGCCTTGCCCTCACAACGGCTGTCGAAGGCTTTGCCACCCCTTGGGAGCAAATCCGCAGCCCTGTTGCAGGAAAGCCTCAATCCATCGGCGGTTATAGCAATGGCTGTATTATCGGTGCCCAGCCTCTGGAAATTAAGGGCACGGGCTATCAGGTTATCCGCACCATCCGTAACCGCTATTACGGCCACCCGCAGCTCTTAAGCTATCTTAAAAGCCTGGGCCAACGCAGCCATGCAGCCGGCCTGCCGCCCATTTTAATCGGGGATATGGGTATGCCTGCAGGCGGGCGATTCTCATCAGGCCATGCCAGCCACCAAACTGGCCTGGATGCCGATATTTGGTTGCGTTTCGGCCCTATGGACGACAAAACCGCCCATAACCCAGCCGGCCTGGCCACCATTATGGTTGATCGCAACACTCAACGGGTGGACGAGCGTTTATGGACGGCCCAGCATACCACCTTGCTTAAACTAGCGGCCAGCGATGCCCGAGTGGACAGAATTTTTGTTAATCCTGCCATCAAGGTCAAACTCTGCCAAACGGCAGGCTCTGATCGGGCCTGGCTTCGCAAGATTCGCCCTTGGTATGCCCACGATTCCCACTTCCACGTCCGCCTAAGCTGCCCGGCCGATGCACCGAATTGTGAGAACCAGGCACCTGTACCAGCTGGCGATGGTTGTGGGGCAGAACTCTATTCCTGGTTTGAGCCAGCACCTCCATCTTCAGGTGTGTCCAAGCCCAAAGCCCTGCCACAGCCGCCACAACTTTGCCAGATGATGTTGTCGCAGCAAGGGTTGAACTAAAAGATTGCCTTATAAGCGGCCTCAAATGGCCGCTTTTTTGCAAATCAGATATGCTAAAAAATTCCCACAAAGCCTGCCAATTCCTGTAAAATACGACCTATTTCTAACCGCTTACCCTAAGAGTTATGCACAACGAATTGGCACAAACCATTCCAGAGCTTATTGACTGGACCAGAACTCGGGAATTTTCCCTCAACTTACCCACCGATCGCCTGGCCTTTCTTTTGGCTATTTCCATCTATAATGCCGAGCATACCTCCGATGGGGAGATGAATGAGAGCGACTTAATCGATCTCTTCCGCCATGTTTCCACTGCCTTTGGCCAGTCTGAAGCCACCTTGAGCCTGCGTGCCAACAATGCCATTAATGACTTGGTTAAGCAGCGTTTCCTTAATCGTTTCAGCTCTGAATTTACCGAGGGCCTGGCCATTTACCGCCTGACCCCGCTGGGCGTGGGTGTGGCCGATTACTATGTCCGCCAGCGGGAATTTTCCTCCCTGCGCCTGTCTATCCAGCTTTCTATTGTGGCCGATGAAATCCAACGGGCGTCAAGTTCGGCCGAGGAGGGCGGGGATGAACGCTTCTGGCGGAATAATGTTTTTGCCCCGCTCAAGTATTCGGTGGCCGAAATTTTTGACAGCATTGACCTTTCCCAGCGGATGATGGACGAAAACCAGCAGGATATTCGGGAGCGGATCGCCCAACTCCTTAGCCAAAACTGGCATGAGGCCATCCTAAGCTGTGAGCAGCTCTTGGATGAAACCTCAGGCAACCTGCGGGAGCTACAAGATACCCTTAATGCGGCTGGTGACAAGCTCCAGGCCCAGCTCCTACGGATTCAAACCTGCCTGATTGGCCGGGACGATTTGGACTTTATCGACAATCTGATTATCAACCTGCAAAACAAGCTGGATCGGATTATGAGCTGGGGCCAGCAGGCCATTGACCTCTGGATTGGCTACGACCGCCACGTCCACAAGTTTATCCGTACTGCCATTGATATGGACAAGAACCGGGTCTTTGGCCAGCGTTTACGCCAGTCCATCCAGGGCTATTTCGACAACCCTTGGATGCTCTATGTGGCCA
This window harbors:
- a CDS encoding penicillin-insensitive murein endopeptidase; this translates as MKLKHLLITSLALTTAVEGFATPWEQIRSPVAGKPQSIGGYSNGCIIGAQPLEIKGTGYQVIRTIRNRYYGHPQLLSYLKSLGQRSHAAGLPPILIGDMGMPAGGRFSSGHASHQTGLDADIWLRFGPMDDKTAHNPAGLATIMVDRNTQRVDERLWTAQHTTLLKLAASDARVDRIFVNPAIKVKLCQTAGSDRAWLRKIRPWYAHDSHFHVRLSCPADAPNCENQAPVPAGDGCGAELYSWFEPAPPSSGVSKPKALPQPPQLCQMMLSQQGLN
- a CDS encoding condensin subunit MukF; this translates as MHNELAQTIPELIDWTRTREFSLNLPTDRLAFLLAISIYNAEHTSDGEMNESDLIDLFRHVSTAFGQSEATLSLRANNAINDLVKQRFLNRFSSEFTEGLAIYRLTPLGVGVADYYVRQREFSSLRLSIQLSIVADEIQRASSSAEEGGDERFWRNNVFAPLKYSVAEIFDSIDLSQRMMDENQQDIRERIAQLLSQNWHEAILSCEQLLDETSGNLRELQDTLNAAGDKLQAQLLRIQTCLIGRDDLDFIDNLIINLQNKLDRIMSWGQQAIDLWIGYDRHVHKFIRTAIDMDKNRVFGQRLRQSIQGYFDNPWMLYVAKADSLLDLRDEDPIFNEADAVGELPSELEYEDISQVQEQIVALMQAQLAPFREQAKPIDLGLILREQLARYPESQHFDVARILVDQAVKLGMASQDRQAVYPEWQAINQQGSQVQANVIDEFNR
- a CDS encoding chorismate synthase, with protein sequence MSGNSIGQVFKVTTFGESHGIALGCIVDGVPPNMALSEADLQPDLDRRKPGTSRYTTPRREDDEVQILSGVFEGKTTGTSIGLIIKNGDQRSKDYGDIMDKYRPGHADFTYQQKYGIRDYRGGGRSSARETAMRVAAGAIAKKYLREQFGIEVRGYLSQIGSVKIDPQTVAKIEAIDWQAVNSNPFFCPDPQAVEQFDELIRELKKEGNSIGAKLTVIAENVPVGLGEPVFDRLDADLAHALMSINAVKGVEIGDGFAVVEQKGSEHRDEMTPEGFCSNHAGGILGGISSGQPIIAHIVLKPTSSITVPGRSVNIHNEPVELITKGRHDPCVGIRAVPIAEAMMAIVLLDHLLRHKAQCR